A genomic stretch from Lotus japonicus ecotype B-129 unplaced genomic scaffold, LjGifu_v1.2 AP026983.1 includes:
- the LOC130727313 gene encoding protein AGENET DOMAIN (AGD)-CONTAINING P1-like, translating into MAPPRAYSIFDKVEVIGYEQGFLGSYYEATVVSVLGDGRYQVLYKNLIEDEETKIPIKEKLFPRVLRPRPPRVRTVEFKVGQNVDVFINEGWWIGKIVAVDIERSLYMVYFRSTNKITEYHSSSIRVHQDLIDGLWYQSGP; encoded by the coding sequence ATGGCTCCTCCGCGTGCTTATAGCATTTTCGACAAAGTCGAAGTGATCGGTTATGAGCAAGGTTTCCTCGGTTCATATTATGAGGCCACTGTTGTCTCTGTCCTGGGCGACGGTCGCTATCAGGTTCTATACAAGAACCTTATAGAGGATGAGGAGACCAAGATTCCTATAAAGGAGAAGCTATTCCCGAGGGTCCTCCGCCCAAGGCCACCTCGTGTCCGAACCGTTGAGTTCAAGGTGGGCCAGAATGTGGATGTGTTCATCAACGAAGGGTGGTGGATTGGGAAGATCGTCGCGGTTGACATCGAGAGGTCCCTTTACATGGTTTACTTCAGATCCACCAACAAGATCACTGAGTACCATTCTTCCAGCATTAGGGTTCACCAGGATCTTATTGATGGGTTGTGGTACCAAAGTGGTCCCTAG